Proteins from a genomic interval of Nodosilinea sp. FACHB-141:
- a CDS encoding ImmA/IrrE family metallo-endopeptidase yields MALTYETIGERLKEARQNVRLSQEMAAAAIGIDRTALTKIEKGTRTVTGLELQQLARLYRRDPGDFLADQPLQEDPFITIGRIDGNASVEWTQEVAHNVEILKEAVRLRELLGDKANVVPPSYQLPSPRTYEEAVEQGKEIAVLERERLKFGSGPIPDIVSLIASQGVWTAAVPFPSDVSGLFIAHQKYGLAIFVNQEHATVRQRFSYAHEYAHVLVDRSRGEHEPTSTKNRNDFIEKRANAFASEFLIPAAGVYETLERMHKGKPSRASSWIWDAATDEAMHHEVRSNALAHKICASDVALIAHEYMVSYDVAAIRLRDINAIFQKELKMLLEQKDQGNQLLRALKLSYDFQCSEQERENQPYLVRQLILLAIEAFRQEKISQGRFREVCQLADIPYEELIPVAMAGLLPEE; encoded by the coding sequence ATGGCACTGACATACGAAACAATTGGAGAAAGGCTTAAAGAGGCAAGGCAAAATGTGCGCTTAAGCCAAGAGATGGCGGCAGCGGCGATAGGTATAGACCGGACTGCCCTCACCAAGATCGAAAAAGGGACTCGAACCGTTACTGGCCTTGAACTTCAGCAGCTCGCTCGGCTTTATCGCCGCGACCCGGGCGACTTCCTTGCTGACCAGCCGCTACAGGAAGACCCCTTTATCACGATTGGACGGATTGACGGGAATGCGTCCGTTGAGTGGACTCAAGAGGTAGCCCACAACGTGGAGATTTTGAAGGAGGCCGTTCGGCTAAGAGAGTTGCTCGGTGATAAGGCCAACGTAGTACCACCGTCTTATCAGCTACCATCTCCCCGGACATATGAGGAGGCAGTTGAACAGGGAAAAGAAATAGCTGTTCTTGAACGGGAACGACTCAAGTTCGGTTCCGGTCCTATCCCTGACATTGTTTCTCTCATTGCCTCTCAAGGGGTATGGACCGCTGCAGTGCCATTTCCCTCTGATGTATCTGGGTTGTTTATCGCTCACCAAAAGTACGGGCTTGCTATTTTCGTCAATCAAGAACACGCGACTGTGCGGCAACGATTTTCTTATGCCCACGAGTATGCGCATGTCTTAGTTGATCGCAGCCGGGGGGAGCACGAGCCTACGTCCACAAAGAATCGAAATGACTTCATAGAGAAGCGAGCAAATGCTTTTGCGAGTGAGTTTCTTATTCCAGCGGCGGGAGTCTATGAGACCCTTGAGCGCATGCATAAAGGCAAGCCAAGCCGTGCTTCTTCTTGGATTTGGGATGCGGCAACTGACGAAGCGATGCATCATGAAGTCCGCAGTAATGCATTGGCACATAAAATTTGTGCATCTGATGTTGCGCTTATCGCACACGAATACATGGTTAGCTATGACGTAGCAGCTATTCGGCTTCGAGACATTAATGCTATCTTTCAGAAGGAGCTTAAAATGCTCCTTGAACAAAAGGATCAGGGCAACCAGCTTCTGCGTGCGTTAAAACTTTCATATGACTTTCAGTGCTCAGAACAAGAGAGAGAGAATCAGCCATACCTTGTTAGGCAGCTTATTCTCCTTGCTATTGAGGCATTCAGGCAGGAGAAGATATCTCAGGGGCGATTCCGTGAGGTGTGTCAGCTAGCTGATATTCCTTATGAAGAGTTAATCCCCGTTGCGATGGCGGGACTACTTCCTGAAGAATAG
- a CDS encoding YhcG family protein: MPKESPLSLDSNYTAFLDGLKRRIRTAQVKAALAVNQELILLYWHIGQEIIAKQKQASWGSKVIDHLARDLKREFPDIKGFSRSNLKSMRVFAEAYTEEQIGQQAVGQIPWSHNIRIIEKVKNPEARLWYVQQTVENGWSRNILEMQIESGLFERTGSAVTNFERALPAPQSDLAQQLLKDPYNFDFLTLGKDAQERELERGLVDHIRDFLLELGMGFAFLGSQYPLVVSDKEYRLDLLFYHVKLHCYVVLDLKMGEFEPQHSGQMSFYVAAVDNLMRTERDAPTIGIILCRSKDKTIVEYALQGTQQPIGVSTFQTQGQLPPDIQSSLPTVEQFDLELSTAIEEMEDGEADTTDD; the protein is encoded by the coding sequence ATGCCGAAAGAGTCCCCCCTCTCGTTAGATAGCAACTACACTGCTTTTCTTGATGGATTAAAGCGGCGCATTCGCACAGCGCAGGTCAAAGCAGCCCTCGCTGTCAACCAAGAACTCATCCTTCTCTATTGGCATATTGGGCAAGAGATCATAGCCAAGCAGAAGCAGGCAAGCTGGGGCAGTAAGGTCATTGACCATTTAGCTCGGGACTTGAAGCGCGAGTTCCCAGATATCAAAGGTTTTTCCCGGTCAAACCTCAAATCAATGCGGGTGTTTGCCGAGGCCTACACCGAGGAGCAAATTGGCCAACAGGCTGTTGGCCAAATTCCGTGGAGCCACAACATCCGCATCATAGAGAAGGTAAAAAATCCGGAGGCACGGCTCTGGTACGTTCAGCAAACTGTTGAAAACGGCTGGAGTAGAAACATCCTTGAGATGCAGATCGAAAGCGGCCTCTTTGAACGAACAGGTAGTGCTGTCACCAACTTCGAGCGAGCGCTCCCTGCTCCTCAATCTGACCTCGCACAGCAGCTCCTCAAAGACCCGTACAACTTTGATTTCCTTACCCTCGGCAAAGACGCACAAGAGCGAGAACTTGAGCGTGGGCTCGTTGATCACATCCGCGATTTTCTTCTCGAACTCGGTATGGGCTTTGCTTTCTTAGGCAGTCAGTATCCCCTCGTGGTGAGTGATAAAGAGTATCGCCTCGATCTCCTCTTCTACCATGTAAAGCTCCACTGCTACGTTGTGCTGGATCTCAAAATGGGCGAATTCGAACCGCAGCACTCAGGCCAGATGAGCTTCTATGTTGCTGCGGTCGATAACCTCATGCGCACCGAACGTGATGCCCCCACGATCGGCATTATTCTCTGTCGAAGCAAAGACAAAACCATTGTGGAATATGCGCTCCAGGGGACCCAGCAGCCGATCGGAGTTTCAACCTTTCAAACCCAGGGACAACTTCCGCCAGATATCCAAAGCAGCCTACCTACGGTGGAACAATTCGATCTGGAACTAAGCACTGCTATTGAGGAGATGGAGGACGGTGAAGCCGACACTACCGACGATTAA
- the mobF gene encoding MobF family relaxase: protein MVATEMLLHLGSAKAPYYTKLGPEHYLGLSPNKDDDDEISLGHFDGEGAKVLGLFGEPIRENDQRFAALFQGLHPETYDPMRKGLTERTYDGKPRKAVVADDIVFSAPPAATAMFAAGSHETRIRVLASLEAAAKDTRAHIEKNYCFTRTGAGGSVRTQALPIWGCFTHIEDRAGMPQLHVHNVLFTSAVRQDGKYGALDLRPLLKRETIFEIGQVFRDSLRGHLAREFESSYLQFPNVPIKNGRSFTVQGYGGEEIPQGLLDRYSPRSKTIREALRNVPNPISKEVQAAVLRTRPEKPPVETAALRQQEWQTIAKKEFKFDTDSFLGRSRDQYIKQATDQAVFAVLRDRVKERQQLQQPQPSTFPSWQAKASKQAAAINRRAGALAKDRRRSASVPSGKVASAPKRDIWALTRSLVRRHSSNPQGKNRPQYSFEGALSDARAKSQKRAQRFRTKLRFLYYTSQIDHATYKKYTRPPKKQTRLAIETKYWTGQISQSQRLFLHSYSGHRTPRYGVPKSRLAINFSYATGQISRTQQLVLLKQNRHIKPNSPEIRVRRTFRHSYD from the coding sequence ATGGTAGCCACGGAAATGCTTCTTCATCTAGGTAGTGCGAAAGCTCCGTATTACACCAAGCTAGGTCCTGAGCATTATCTTGGTTTGTCTCCTAACAAGGACGACGACGACGAGATTTCACTTGGTCACTTCGATGGAGAGGGGGCAAAAGTTCTCGGGCTTTTTGGAGAGCCCATACGTGAGAACGATCAACGCTTCGCCGCACTGTTTCAAGGGCTTCATCCAGAGACCTATGATCCAATGCGTAAAGGGCTTACCGAGCGCACGTACGATGGCAAGCCTCGAAAAGCCGTCGTTGCAGATGACATCGTATTTTCCGCTCCACCAGCCGCAACTGCCATGTTTGCTGCTGGAAGCCACGAAACTAGGATAAGGGTCTTAGCTTCTCTTGAGGCTGCGGCAAAAGACACGCGCGCGCATATTGAAAAGAACTATTGCTTCACTCGAACCGGTGCAGGGGGAAGTGTACGCACACAAGCTCTGCCTATATGGGGGTGCTTTACCCATATAGAAGATCGCGCTGGGATGCCACAACTACATGTCCATAACGTTCTTTTTACAAGTGCGGTTCGGCAAGATGGCAAGTATGGAGCACTTGATTTAAGGCCACTTCTTAAGCGAGAGACAATTTTTGAGATAGGGCAGGTATTTCGAGATTCGCTGCGCGGTCATCTTGCAAGGGAGTTTGAGTCGTCGTACCTCCAGTTTCCAAATGTACCTATTAAGAATGGGCGGAGCTTTACGGTTCAGGGATACGGAGGTGAGGAGATTCCCCAAGGGCTTCTTGATAGGTACAGCCCTCGAAGTAAAACGATTCGGGAGGCTCTCCGTAATGTGCCTAATCCAATCTCCAAGGAGGTGCAAGCAGCGGTTCTTAGGACAAGGCCTGAAAAACCCCCTGTAGAGACAGCTGCGCTCCGTCAGCAAGAGTGGCAAACGATCGCAAAGAAGGAGTTTAAATTTGACACAGACTCGTTTTTGGGGCGATCGCGCGATCAGTACATAAAACAGGCTACTGACCAGGCAGTGTTTGCGGTCTTACGGGATCGCGTAAAGGAAAGGCAGCAACTTCAACAGCCGCAACCTTCAACCTTTCCGTCCTGGCAGGCAAAAGCGTCAAAGCAGGCAGCGGCTATCAACCGTCGGGCTGGTGCACTTGCGAAAGACCGTCGAAGGAGTGCTTCGGTACCAAGCGGTAAGGTGGCGTCGGCCCCCAAAAGGGATATTTGGGCTCTTACCCGCTCTCTTGTAAGGCGGCATAGTAGTAACCCCCAGGGAAAGAACCGGCCTCAGTATTCGTTTGAAGGGGCGCTCAGTGATGCGCGCGCAAAGAGCCAGAAGCGAGCACAACGGTTTCGCACCAAGCTTCGCTTTCTCTATTACACCTCTCAGATCGATCACGCGACGTATAAGAAATACACTCGTCCGCCAAAGAAACAGACACGGCTTGCAATTGAGACCAAGTACTGGACTGGGCAAATAAGCCAAAGCCAGCGGCTGTTTCTGCATTCATACAGCGGCCATAGGACTCCACGGTACGGGGTTCCTAAAAGCCGACTCGCAATTAATTTTTCTTACGCGACGGGCCAGATTAGCCGTACTCAGCAGCTAGTTCTTTTGAAGCAGAACCGGCACATCAAGCCAAACTCACCTGAGATTCGTGTCCGTAGAACTTTTCGACATTCCTACGACTAG
- a CDS encoding type IV secretory system conjugative DNA transfer family protein, which produces MHGDFFAETPSDVARRIIRAERLGDSTLQRPTHHYQDAYEMLNGPPISFAGHKVGLDELGHVAVVGASGAGKNFTMGPTARTLIEAVRADPSRRLLILETKEDFLKAVRAGGVLYELVTFTYKDGKTWNIARDFASPQLIAQLGYVLFPEMEGNNAFFRNAGRALFVASVISIHQVTEGVWGMDDLVNVALADPVILKRILRQSEPGQWVLNTLFAGKDGEEHLNKVRTEVMSRVWLYLMTPAAKYQHSESGISLVDFWKGHTEASILVVKINPEKYDVERPIAQAIISRSLDIIMASPESDKKDKIVVADDFNFYGPIPKFREASELIRGRGGLLFILFQSIEGLRAKDSYDDRAEAVLANFSWKIMLRASSPETARWCASQFGRDVVRETDVGVSFDKRGTSGKEENRRSVENIVHERTFLNLPLPSKAHGITLYLKTPKWGEELEKHLPWDQVVKRHPPRTKKVILRPLPPDQELPSLWSNARSDWLITGERPSEDEPKPTNRPKNQGVMDNFEIFESELRGCVYDEVLNVIKDMAVYLEIPDDNTAD; this is translated from the coding sequence ATGCATGGTGATTTTTTTGCTGAAACGCCGAGCGATGTGGCTCGTCGGATTATTAGGGCAGAAAGACTTGGCGATAGCACTCTTCAACGCCCTACACACCACTATCAAGATGCGTACGAAATGCTTAACGGACCGCCCATATCGTTTGCTGGGCATAAAGTTGGTCTGGATGAGCTTGGTCATGTCGCAGTCGTTGGAGCAAGTGGTGCCGGAAAGAACTTTACGATGGGTCCAACAGCGCGAACGTTGATTGAAGCAGTCCGTGCTGACCCGTCGAGACGACTGCTCATTTTAGAAACGAAGGAGGATTTTTTAAAGGCAGTACGGGCAGGAGGTGTGCTCTATGAGCTTGTGACATTTACCTACAAGGACGGCAAGACTTGGAATATTGCTCGTGACTTTGCCTCTCCCCAGCTTATTGCTCAGCTTGGATATGTGCTTTTCCCTGAAATGGAAGGCAATAATGCGTTTTTCCGCAACGCTGGCCGAGCGCTGTTTGTTGCAAGTGTCATCTCGATCCACCAGGTAACTGAAGGAGTATGGGGCATGGATGACTTAGTGAATGTCGCTCTTGCTGATCCAGTAATTCTTAAAAGGATACTTAGGCAGAGCGAACCGGGCCAGTGGGTACTTAATACGCTCTTTGCAGGTAAGGATGGAGAGGAGCATCTCAATAAGGTTCGAACTGAGGTTATGTCGCGCGTGTGGCTCTATCTTATGACGCCTGCCGCAAAGTACCAACACTCTGAATCAGGCATAAGCCTTGTGGACTTTTGGAAGGGGCATACGGAAGCTTCTATCCTCGTCGTGAAGATTAACCCTGAAAAATACGACGTCGAGCGTCCAATCGCTCAAGCCATTATTTCTCGAAGCTTGGACATCATTATGGCTTCTCCCGAGAGTGACAAAAAAGACAAGATTGTTGTGGCTGACGACTTCAATTTTTACGGTCCTATTCCAAAATTTCGTGAGGCATCAGAGCTTATTCGTGGGCGCGGAGGACTTCTATTTATATTGTTTCAATCCATTGAGGGATTACGAGCTAAGGACTCCTACGATGATCGGGCGGAGGCAGTCCTTGCGAACTTTAGTTGGAAAATTATGCTCCGGGCATCTTCTCCTGAAACAGCTCGGTGGTGTGCGAGTCAGTTTGGCCGTGACGTGGTGCGCGAGACCGATGTAGGAGTCTCGTTTGACAAACGTGGAACTAGTGGAAAGGAAGAAAATCGTCGATCAGTGGAGAACATTGTCCACGAACGAACCTTCCTCAATCTGCCTCTTCCATCAAAGGCGCATGGTATCACTCTCTATCTCAAGACACCGAAGTGGGGAGAAGAGCTAGAAAAGCATCTCCCTTGGGATCAGGTAGTGAAGCGTCATCCGCCCCGCACAAAAAAAGTGATTCTTCGCCCTCTTCCACCAGATCAGGAGTTACCAAGCCTTTGGAGTAATGCCCGAAGCGACTGGCTAATTACTGGTGAGAGGCCGAGTGAAGATGAGCCAAAACCTACTAATCGTCCAAAGAATCAAGGTGTCATGGATAACTTTGAAATCTTTGAGAGCGAACTACGTGGCTGTGTCTATGACGAAGTATTGAATGTCATTAAAGATATGGCCGTTTACCTGGAGATTCCCGACGATAACACAGCTGACTAA
- a CDS encoding tetratricopeptide repeat protein yields the protein MVEPSGWKNTLAVTSLCTVLLGSVSNVGWAAHVLVAQQTTVRTPQTVEGHLDQNSNQLDDGSYYATHAFEGMAGEVLTIELTSENFDTYLTLVGPDEATIAENDDGAGGTNSQIVVTLPITGTYNLIASSFEAGQTGQYQLEWRTATAQEQDLALANQLNQQVTDFYGSGRYSEAIPLAVHVLTITEAQLGPDHPDTATSLNNLAELYRLLGRYEEAEPLYQRALAIREAQLGPNHPNTATSLNNLALLHVLMGRYSEAEPLLQRVLTITEAQLGPDHPNTATSLNNLAELYRLLGRYEEAEPLYQRALAIEEAQLGPDHPNTAASLNNLALLYVLLSRYSEAEPLLQRALAIHEAQLGPDHPNTALRLNNLAELYRLLSRYSEAEPLLQRALAIHEAQLGPDHPDTATSLNNLALLYVSLGRYSEAEPLLQRALAIHEVQLGPDHPDTATSLNNLAGLYDLLGRYSEAEPLLQRALAIQEAQLGPDHSETATSLNNLAGLYDSLGRYSEAEPLYQRALAIQEAQLGPDHPNTAQSLNNLALLYRSLGRYEEAEPLYQRALAIREAQLGPDHPDTGQSLNGLAGLYDLMGRYGEAEPLFQRTLAIAEAELGPDHPNTALSLNNLALLYRSLGRYGEAEPLFQRALAIQEAELGPDHPDTALSLNNLAELYDSLGRYSEAEPLFQRALAIREAELGPDHPDTAVSLNNLAALYWAQGQLEPAFNYLQRGLAVEETVLSRNLVVGSDANKRDYLATVFGTTDGAISFHLNDLPISGEAAHLALTTILQRKGRILDLFTNLRAQLADDPEAVTLFDDLRATNTQLSTLTSSPPPDLSSEAYQAQLKSLQDQITTLEGQLSRRSSEFAGLTASLTVEDIQATLPEGTALVEFIRYQPFIHTASVSERFGPTRYVAYVLAADGTIQGVDLGPAEVIDAAVRTFSTSLASPDTALFQVKEDARVLDDLVMAPVRVALGDTTTVFISPDGILSLVPFEALVDEADQYLVETYRFRYLTSGRDLMRIADAAANDNPVVLIGNPTYGRAGALVAQADTRAIDFKNSIFPALPGTQAEVDLIAPLLSNPLVYTQTNATEAVIKQQAEPSILHIATHGFFEPTDDASNPLLQSGLILAGAADGGQSGPNQDGILTALEVTGLDLRGTQLVVLSACQTGLGALSTGEGLYGLRRAFVLAGAQSQVISLWKVSDDATQKLMVAYYQTLLAGTPRAEALRATQLAFLQEPAYAHPYYWAAFIGSGDWRPLQP from the coding sequence GTGGTTGAGCCCTCTGGTTGGAAAAACACCCTGGCTGTGACCAGTCTTTGCACGGTCCTGCTGGGCAGTGTCAGTAACGTTGGTTGGGCAGCCCACGTGCTGGTGGCGCAACAAACGACTGTTCGCACGCCTCAAACTGTAGAGGGCCACCTAGACCAAAACTCTAATCAACTTGACGATGGCAGTTACTATGCTACCCACGCCTTTGAGGGCATGGCTGGCGAAGTTCTTACCATCGAACTAACTAGTGAGAATTTTGATACCTATCTCACTTTGGTTGGTCCGGATGAGGCAACGATTGCTGAGAATGACGATGGAGCCGGGGGCACCAATTCTCAAATTGTGGTTACCTTACCCATCACTGGTACCTACAATTTGATTGCCAGCTCTTTCGAAGCGGGGCAGACCGGGCAATATCAGCTTGAGTGGCGAACTGCAACCGCTCAAGAGCAAGATCTTGCCCTGGCGAATCAGCTGAATCAACAGGTGACAGATTTTTATGGTTCAGGTCGCTATAGCGAAGCTATTCCCCTAGCCGTGCACGTCTTGACCATTACTGAAGCGCAATTGGGGCCCGACCATCCTGATACGGCAACGAGTCTGAATAATTTAGCGGAGCTGTATCGTTTGCTGGGTCGCTATGAGGAGGCGGAACCTTTGTATCAGCGCGCCCTGGCTATCCGCGAAGCGCAATTGGGGCCTAACCATCCCAATACGGCAACGAGTCTGAATAATTTGGCCTTGCTGCACGTTTTGATGGGGCGCTACAGCGAAGCGGAACCGTTGCTTCAGCGCGTCTTGACCATTACTGAAGCGCAACTCGGGCCTGACCATCCTAATACGGCAACGAGTCTGAATAATTTGGCGGAGCTGTATCGTTTGCTGGGTCGCTATGAGGAGGCGGAACCTTTGTATCAGCGCGCCCTGGCCATCGAAGAAGCGCAATTGGGGCCTGACCATCCCAATACGGCAGCGAGTCTGAATAATTTGGCCTTGCTGTACGTTTTGCTGAGTCGCTACAGCGAGGCGGAACCGTTGCTTCAGCGTGCTCTGGCCATCCATGAAGCGCAACTCGGGCCTGACCATCCCAATACGGCTCTGAGGCTGAATAATTTGGCGGAGCTGTATCGTTTGCTGAGTCGCTACAGCGAGGCGGAACCGTTGCTTCAGCGTGCTCTGGCCATCCATGAAGCGCAACTCGGGCCTGACCATCCCGATACGGCAACGAGTCTAAACAATTTGGCCTTGCTGTACGTTTCGCTGGGTCGCTACAGCGAGGCGGAACCGTTGCTTCAGCGTGCTCTGGCCATCCATGAAGTGCAACTCGGGCCTGACCATCCCGATACGGCAACGAGTCTGAATAATTTGGCGGGGCTGTACGATTTGCTGGGTCGCTACAGCGAGGCGGAACCGTTGCTTCAGCGTGCTCTGGCCATCCAAGAAGCGCAACTCGGGCCTGACCATTCTGAGACAGCCACGAGTCTGAATAATTTGGCGGGGCTGTACGATTCGCTGGGTCGCTATAGCGAGGCAGAACCGTTGTATCAGCGCGCCCTGGCCATCCAAGAAGCGCAACTCGGGCCCGACCATCCCAATACGGCTCAGAGTCTGAATAACTTGGCTTTGCTGTATCGTTCGCTGGGTCGCTATGAGGAGGCGGAACCGCTGTATCAGCGAGCCCTGGCCATCCGAGAAGCGCAACTCGGCCCCGACCATCCCGATACGGGGCAGAGTCTGAATGGTTTGGCTGGGCTATACGATTTAATGGGGCGCTATGGGGAGGCGGAACCTTTGTTTCAGCGCACCCTGGCTATCGCCGAAGCGGAACTGGGTCCTGACCATCCCAATACGGCTCTGAGTCTGAATAATTTGGCCTTGCTGTACCGTTCGCTGGGGCGCTATGGGGAGGCGGAGCCGTTGTTTCAGCGCGCTCTGGCTATCCAAGAGGCGGAACTGGGGCCCGATCATCCCGATACGGCTCTGAGTCTGAATAATTTGGCGGAGCTGTACGATTCGCTGGGTCGCTACAGCGAGGCGGAACCGTTGTTTCAGCGCGCTCTGGCTATCCGAGAGGCGGAACTGGGGCCCGACCATCCCGATACGGCAGTGAGTCTGAATAATTTGGCGGCGCTGTACTGGGCTCAAGGGCAGCTGGAGCCCGCTTTCAACTACCTGCAACGGGGCCTAGCGGTCGAAGAAACGGTCCTCAGCCGCAATTTAGTAGTGGGCTCAGATGCTAACAAACGCGACTACCTGGCCACGGTTTTTGGTACCACTGATGGGGCAATTAGCTTCCACCTCAATGACCTGCCCATCAGTGGTGAGGCCGCTCACCTGGCCCTCACCACTATCCTGCAACGCAAAGGGCGCATTCTCGATCTCTTTACTAACCTGCGGGCCCAACTAGCCGATGACCCTGAAGCGGTTACTCTTTTTGATGACCTCAGGGCCACCAACACCCAACTTTCCACCCTAACGTCTAGCCCACCGCCCGACTTGTCTTCTGAGGCCTATCAAGCCCAGCTCAAGTCTTTGCAGGACCAGATCACGACCCTCGAAGGCCAGCTCAGCCGCCGTAGTTCAGAGTTCGCAGGCCTCACGGCCTCGCTCACTGTAGAGGATATTCAGGCAACGCTCCCCGAGGGTACAGCCTTGGTTGAATTTATCCGCTATCAGCCTTTCATCCACACAGCATCAGTGTCAGAGCGCTTTGGACCTACACGCTATGTCGCTTACGTCCTCGCGGCGGATGGCACCATTCAAGGCGTAGATCTAGGGCCTGCTGAGGTTATTGACGCGGCTGTCCGTACCTTCTCCACCAGCCTGGCCTCGCCCGATACGGCACTTTTCCAAGTTAAGGAAGACGCTCGCGTCCTGGATGACCTGGTGATGGCCCCGGTGCGAGTGGCCCTGGGCGATACCACGACGGTGTTTATCTCCCCCGACGGTATCCTCAGCCTGGTTCCCTTTGAAGCTCTGGTGGATGAAGCGGACCAGTATCTGGTGGAGACTTATCGGTTCCGTTACCTCACCTCAGGTCGTGACTTAATGCGGATAGCCGATGCTGCCGCCAATGACAATCCAGTTGTGCTGATAGGCAACCCCACCTATGGCCGTGCCGGGGCACTGGTGGCCCAGGCCGATACTCGTGCCATTGATTTCAAAAATTCCATCTTCCCGGCTTTACCAGGCACCCAAGCAGAAGTTGATCTGATTGCACCCCTACTTTCCAATCCATTGGTTTACACGCAGACCAATGCCACCGAAGCGGTCATTAAGCAGCAGGCTGAACCCAGCATTCTGCACATCGCCACCCATGGCTTCTTTGAACCTACCGATGACGCTAGCAATCCCTTGCTGCAATCAGGGCTGATTTTGGCCGGGGCTGCTGATGGCGGACAGAGTGGGCCTAACCAAGACGGCATTCTCACTGCCCTGGAGGTGACGGGGTTAGACCTGCGCGGGACTCAACTGGTGGTGCTTTCGGCCTGCCAGACTGGGCTGGGAGCACTCTCTACTGGGGAGGGGCTATACGGCTTGCGTCGAGCATTTGTGCTGGCCGGTGCTCAGAGCCAGGTGATTAGCCTCTGGAAGGTGAGCGATGACGCGACCCAAAAGCTGATGGTGGCGTACTACCAGACATTGCTCGCGGGCACCCCTCGTGCTGAGGCGTTGCGAGCCACTCAGTTGGCATTTTTACAAGAGCCTGCCTATGCGCACCCTTACTACTGGGCGGCGTTTATCGGCTCTGGTGATTGGCGACCCTTGCAGCCATAA
- a CDS encoding tyrosine-type recombinase/integrase: MSRASERTTYRYLEFFTAGIRNPNTRLAYYRALTRFFDWLEECYPGLGLHQVNSIVVAQYVEVHPGSAQTRNQHLSAIRSLFRWLITGGLMRENPAGEVRGVKHRVKRGKTSVLSDEEMKELLSSISTDDIVGLRDRALIAAMFFSFARVGAVLGMNTGDYFSKGKRYWFRLHEKGGKYHEVPVHHTAEEYLDLYMDEANLWDEKTTPLFQTAPRRSRTLTGVRLQRQEAWAMVKRRALAAGVSTDACNHTFRASGITNFLRNGGSRDNAQRIAAHEDVRTTTLYDRREDAISLDEIERIRL; encoded by the coding sequence GTGAGCCGGGCTAGTGAGCGAACCACTTATCGCTACCTTGAGTTTTTCACTGCTGGGATCCGAAACCCGAACACCCGGCTTGCCTACTACCGAGCCCTCACTCGATTCTTTGACTGGCTTGAGGAGTGTTACCCCGGACTCGGCCTCCACCAGGTGAACTCTATTGTCGTGGCCCAGTACGTAGAGGTTCACCCAGGGTCTGCGCAAACGAGAAATCAGCACCTCTCTGCCATTCGCTCGCTCTTCCGCTGGCTGATTACCGGTGGTTTGATGCGCGAGAACCCAGCTGGAGAAGTGCGTGGTGTGAAGCATCGAGTGAAGCGCGGTAAGACGTCGGTGCTTAGCGATGAAGAGATGAAGGAGCTCCTCTCAAGCATCAGCACCGACGATATCGTCGGCCTACGCGATCGGGCGCTTATTGCGGCAATGTTTTTCAGCTTTGCCCGAGTTGGTGCTGTGCTTGGAATGAACACGGGTGACTATTTCTCTAAGGGCAAACGCTACTGGTTTCGACTTCATGAAAAAGGCGGCAAGTACCATGAGGTACCAGTTCACCACACAGCGGAGGAGTATCTTGATCTCTATATGGATGAGGCGAATCTGTGGGATGAGAAGACTACTCCCCTCTTCCAAACAGCACCTCGACGTTCTCGCACACTCACTGGTGTTCGGTTACAGCGCCAGGAAGCATGGGCAATGGTGAAGCGCCGTGCGCTTGCTGCTGGTGTGAGTACCGATGCGTGTAACCACACATTTCGTGCGAGTGGAATTACCAATTTCCTGCGCAACGGCGGTAGCCGCGATAATGCTCAAAGGATTGCAGCGCACGAGGATGTTCGCACAACCACGCTGTATGATAGGCGGGAAGATGCGATTTCGCTGGATGAAATTGAGCGAATCCGGTTATAG
- a CDS encoding DUF2188 domain-containing protein, with the protein MAKNPQHIVPHPKGWAVKSEGASRASSVHPTQKEAIERGREIARNQSSELFIHGQDGRIRSRDSHGNDPHPPRG; encoded by the coding sequence ATGGCTAAAAACCCACAACACATTGTGCCCCACCCCAAAGGGTGGGCCGTAAAGTCAGAAGGGGCGTCTAGAGCCTCTTCTGTGCATCCGACGCAGAAAGAAGCAATCGAGCGAGGTCGAGAGATCGCCCGAAACCAAAGCTCTGAGCTCTTCATCCATGGTCAAGATGGGCGCATCCGAAGCCGTGACTCTCACGGCAATGATCCTCATCCGCCTCGAGGGTAA